One window of the Amycolatopsis mediterranei genome contains the following:
- a CDS encoding GAF and ANTAR domain-containing protein: MSSDQDWQRDKEAFASDRPATGPLVRQFAELTRTLLAAPTVEDVLHRVLEATTVMVPAADLASFTLLSTDGHFHTPAETDEVATELDQLQYRFREGPCVESAEPGGPAVAIAPDLTAEPRWPRWAPAAARLGMGSVLSTALISGPPGGESSGALNVYSRSRHGLDAADRDVLLLLATHASLAVAATDAVTRAELQAAHLRKAIDSRDVIGQAKGIIMARRGVSADAAFDVLRRTSQDLNVKLADLARTLAGRHTEIDLPTR, from the coding sequence GGCAGCGCGACAAGGAAGCCTTCGCGTCCGACCGGCCGGCCACCGGCCCCCTGGTCCGGCAGTTCGCGGAGCTCACCCGCACCCTGCTCGCCGCTCCCACCGTGGAAGACGTGCTGCACCGCGTGCTCGAGGCCACGACGGTGATGGTCCCGGCCGCCGACCTCGCCAGCTTCACCCTGCTCAGCACCGACGGCCACTTCCACACCCCCGCCGAGACCGACGAGGTCGCCACCGAACTCGACCAGCTGCAGTACCGGTTCCGGGAAGGCCCCTGCGTCGAATCCGCCGAGCCCGGTGGCCCGGCGGTGGCGATCGCCCCGGACCTGACCGCCGAACCGCGCTGGCCCAGATGGGCCCCGGCCGCCGCGCGGCTCGGGATGGGCTCCGTCCTCTCCACCGCCCTCATCAGCGGACCGCCCGGCGGCGAGTCCAGCGGCGCCCTCAACGTCTACTCGCGCTCCCGGCACGGGCTGGACGCGGCCGACCGCGACGTCCTGCTGCTGCTGGCCACCCACGCCTCCCTCGCCGTGGCCGCCACCGACGCCGTGACGCGCGCGGAACTGCAGGCCGCGCACCTGCGCAAAGCCATCGACAGCCGCGACGTGATCGGCCAGGCCAAGGGCATCATCATGGCGCGCCGAGGCGTCTCCGCGGACGCCGCCTTCGACGTCCTGCGGCGGACCTCCCAGGACCTCAACGTCAAGCTCGCCGACCTCGCCCGGACGCTGGCCGGGCGGCACACCGAGATCGAC